A single region of the Brachypodium distachyon strain Bd21 chromosome 3, Brachypodium_distachyon_v3.0, whole genome shotgun sequence genome encodes:
- the LOC100841540 gene encoding early nodulin-like protein 3: MAKAAAGFGLVLACFALAASMAGATQFMVGGAGGWSVPGAGGESFNSWAMKNRFQVGDTLVFVYPKDTDSVLQVSASSYNACNTTAYDKKFADGDTAFALDRAGAFFFISGVEANCRANEKLIVMVLAAGRNGTGTGGGPPPSSSSSAPPPASAAPPPSPSASAPPPATPPAAPAPKSPSPKSAPPPAPASSPPPTTASSPPPAASPPSSPPSAPASPTPSAPESPPSAPAGASPRPAGPSDRNAAAGVTAGLAGSAAACAVVGYAMLFAL; encoded by the exons ATGGCGAAAGCGGCAGCTGGTTTTGGTCTTGTGCTCGCGTGCTTTGCTCtggcggcgtccatggccggCGCGACGCAGTTCatggtcggcggcgccggtggctgGAGCgtgcccggcgccggcggcgagtcGTTCAACAGTTGGGCCATGAAGAACAGGTTCCAGGTCGGAGACACCCTAG TGTTCGTGTACCCGAAGGACACCGACTCGGTGCTGCAGGTGTCGGCGTCGAGCTACAACGCCTGCAACACGACGGCGTACGACAAGAAGTTCGCCGACGGCGACACGGCGTTCGCGCTGGACCGCGCGGGGGCATTCTTCTTCATCAGCGGCGTCGAGGCCAACTGCCGCGCCAACGAGAAGCTCATCGTCAtggtcctcgccgccggccgcaacggcaccggcaccggcggggggccgccgccttcgtcttcctcgtctgctccgcctcctgcgtccgccgcaccgccgccttcgccgtccgcttccgccccgccgccagcgacgccccccgccgcgcccgccccTAAGTCCCCCAGCCCCAAatcggctcctcctccggcccccGCTTCTTCCCCACctccgacgacggcgagctccCCCCCACCCGCCGCGTCTCCTCCTAGCTCACCCCCCTCCGCTCCGGCGTCACCCACGCCATCCGCTCCGGAATCTCCGCCATCTGCTCCGGCCGGCGCGTCGCCGCGTCCGGCGGGGCCCAGCGAccggaacgccgccgccggggtcACGGCGGGCCTCGCTGGTTCGGCCGCGGCCTGCGCCGTCGTCGGCTACGCCATGCTGTTTGCCCTCTGA
- the LOC100839846 gene encoding 40S ribosomal protein S14, whose translation MSKRKTREPKEENVTLGPTVREGEHVFGVAHIFASFNDTFIHVTDLSGRETLVRITGGMKVKADRDESSPYAAMLASQDVATRCKELGITALHIKLRATGGNKTKTPGPGAQSALRALARSGMKIGRIEDVTPVPTDSTRRKGGRRGRRL comes from the exons TCGAAGCGGAAAACCAGGGAGCCCAAGGAGGAGAATGTTACTCTTGGACCCACTGTCCGTGAAGGGGAGCATGTCTTCGGAGTTGCTCATATCTTTGCATCATTCAATGACACATTCATT CATGTCACTGACTTGTCTGGGCGGGAGACCCTTGTTCGCATTACTG GTGGAATGAAGGTCAAGGCTGATCGTGATGAGTCATCACCATATGCAGCTATGCTTGCTTCTCAAGATGTTGCTACACGTTGCAAG GAGCTTGGTATCACTGCTTTGCACATTAAGCTCCGTGCCACTGGAGGCAACAAGACCAAGACTCCTGGACCTGGTGCTCAATCTGCTCTCAGGGCTCTCGCCCGTTCTGGCATGAAAATTGGACGCATTG AGGACGTGACCCCTGTTCCCACTGACAGCACTCGCCGTAAGGGTGgcaggagaggaaggaggctGTAG
- the LOC100841234 gene encoding CRIB domain-containing protein RIC10, with amino-acid sequence MAIKMKGIFKGLKIFSQMFAHKEHEMEIGFPTDVKHVAHIGLGTSDTSPSWMNDFKSTEDLSAGSLSTAGQSRQTSWASIDFEPARSMLPIDIFPDKPGQETSSCPPRGPRKARRKKTRTSSPTSSARSSSSRSRASFASAYDDFNESQRGFRV; translated from the exons ATGGCGATAAAAATGAAGGGAATCTTCAAAGGGCTGAAGATATTCTCCCAAATGTTTG CTCATAAGGAGCATGAGATGGAAATTGGGTTCCCTACAGATGTAAAGCATGTGGCTCACATAGGTTTGGGCACCAGTGACACATCTCCAAGCTGG aTGAATGATTTCAAGTCAACAGAAGATTTATCTGCAGGCTCTCTGAGTACAGCTGGGCAGTCAAGGCAGACGTCCTGGGCCTCTATAG ACTTCGAGCCAGCAAGATCCATGCTGCCCATTGATATCTTCCCAGACAAGCCAGGGCAAGAGACCTCCTCCTGCCCCCCAAGAGGACCCAggaaggcgaggaggaagaagaccagAACATCGTCTCCTACCTCCTCAGCGAGATCGTCTTCCTCGAGGTCGAGGGCCTCGTTCGCGTCGGCTTACGACGATTTCAACGAGTCTCAAAGAGGATTCCGGGTTTGA
- the LOC104583941 gene encoding early nodulin-like protein 1: MSSRRSRAAGLVLACAALMAAVSGAGAAKYTVGGDNGWAVPAAGAESYNTWAEKTGFQTGDQLLFVYPKDKDSVLLVEPAGYNACNTSAYDKAFSDGSTVFDLDRAGAFFFISGVDANCRANEKLIVMVSAAKGAPPPSQQGSSPSPPSGDADADAGSAMPSSPNTPATPNSPPAAANNSTANGGPPAAANGAGFAVAGFAGLFMAWFGYAMLGL; this comes from the exons ATGTCGAGCCGTAGATCTCGTGCTGCGGGCCTGGTTCTCGCCTGCGCGGCTCTCATGGCGGCGgtgtccggcgccggcgcggccaaGTACACCGTCGGCGGCGACAACGGCTGGGCCGTgccagccgccggcgccgagtcCTACAACACCTGGGCCGAGAAGACCGGCTTCCAGACCGGCGACCAGCTCC tgTTCGTGTACCCCAAGGACAAGGACTCGGTGCTGCTGGTGGAGCCGGCGGGGTACAACGCCTGCAACACCTCCGCCTACGACAAGGCCTTCAGCGACGGGAGCACCGTGTTCGACCTCGACCGCGCCggggccttcttcttcatcagcgGCGTCGACGCCAACTGCCGCGCCAACGAGAAGCTCATCGTCATGGTCTCCGCCGCCAAGGGAGCCCCGCCTCCGAGCCAGCAGGGGTCGTCGCCGTCTCCTCCCTCGGGTGACGctgacgccgacgccggcagCGCGATGCCTTCTTCGCCCAACACTCCAGCCACGCCGAATtctccgccggccgccgccaacaaCTCGACGGCCAATGGCGggcctcctgccgccgccaacgGTGCTGGCTTCGCGGTGGCTGGCTTTGCCGGCTTGTTCATGGCGTGGTTTGGATATGCCATGCTTGGTCTCTGA